One window from the genome of Cryptomeria japonica chromosome 6, Sugi_1.0, whole genome shotgun sequence encodes:
- the LOC131876507 gene encoding uncharacterized protein LOC131876507 — MVQEVHLKAPRFDSTNYFAWKSWMEYHLSSLSLGIWEIIKTGYTVPQGVLNTMDEVKNRENDGKANNILVSSLSDIEFFKLNGCKSAKQIWDKLNNIYEGDEKNKQVKLQNLKHRFETLRMTEDENIESYMQQVNEVANAIRGIGGTMEESEFVGKVIRTLSKSYKPKKVVIEESHDMDKYTLEQLYGALAAFEIAKLSECTFKKDNYKRSDDDNKRKDNYRRDDKNKRVDYREKSKRSYCSMETYFFEDEDGNNSNEESVSERFGDRKKFIDFEKYDGGSIKFVSEEAAHICGKGTITVDVVSEPRFCHPVSNLSMSDREKRYWAREDKKVGKQFQFHQPPEGQTASEVLWAHWESSQESDMAEGERSVGGNERHTHNREDSGKERERSLSPGKRFERKMDALMDMVSLMMGKMGQNTTPQNNSGHRGEYSASKPHDEHVGRIVPNNTNISSRPFKPTFLAPTINQPDPEENASFVEQLRLGRAKYDSLPDDIKMDMSYNDFMDHKRKNKGQGRYYDQRRSFNQGDLYQAVNKVILPHFDGSETNSARAWIQKLDNYLALRPMAEEEAIKFATLHLDGVAHEWWYHGLITLGHRSITTYDEFTTRLIERFEKKDPEIHFRELAQLRQYSTVEAYIAEFQRLSVMVTGITERRLVILFREGLTEPLKGWIKAFDPPSLQEAMKKARNMEWAAPKAKFQSNSPFQKRDKGKRPQHRPPLRPQHQEFKNRNPNVTRLDPETLNELRRKGLCFRCREKWSQDHVCQKGVKFNQIEYYSAGESGSDLSDQQSDYEESEGDRAPEESGDEKECGGVLAQLSSFQRNESFKVRGMIKGQRIVALIDTGATHNFIDEVVVAKKGLQTEEFEGFKVMVADGFHISCTKKISNMTMQLGNYEVKDDFYVVHIGDTDAVLGIQWLRSLGEISLNLQTMELKFQSDGKRVVLRGMSNGGPRVVSFKRMARLIRHDQVEWVAECMILPASPIEAKRDQPPDIQSLLAKKSAVFADLPPGPPPERGSEHIIELKEGAKPVITTRYRYPKRQKDEIERNIQELLEMGFIRPSKSPFASAVVLVKKKDGTMRIYPIPRIDELIDELHGAKFFSKIDLRSGYHQIRMRGSNVEKTAFRCHYGHFEFLVMPFGLTNAPATFQSCMNRVFQNQLRKFVLIFFDDILIYSKTWDEHLKHLEVVLSTLESESLFAKASKCEFGMEELLYLGHIISAGGVKVDPEKIKAVMDWPPPENLTQLKGFLGLCGFYRRFVKGYSQNAAPLTDLTKKGAFVWSERAQEVFDKFKKIMSSCPVLAIPDFSKPFELQCDASGEGVGAVLMQDKHPIVFESRKLRGVERSYSIYDKEMLAIMHALAKFRQYLVGNKFVVKTDHNSLKHFMHQKDLNERQQKWVSKLQAYDFDIEYVKGKNNVVADALSRRPHLSSLCELTADWRDMLLADYAKNQFATSILEGTFHDEKYQVVEGLIHYKGRIFLVADSKLKRKILVNFHDIPVAGHQGFFKTYRQIRERFSWKGLKKEVQRYIQECPVCQANKNEHTLPAGLLQPLPIPNQKWESISMDFITGLPKAQGRDCIYVVVDRLTKFAHFFAITSTFSAAQVADLFFREVFRLHGLPKNIVSDRDSKFLSTFWQEVFRMSGTVLTPSTSYHPQTDGQTEVVNKWLEGYLRNYVSEQQKAWVKWLHIGEYCYNSTYHMSIKMSPFLALYGYEAPSFADLVFGDSKAPLAKDLLQQSQDIMRSLKDNLQIAQNQQKLYADQRRVERSFEVGDMVYLRLQPYRQSTLKKSGAEKLKPRFYGPFRVIRKIGAVAYELELPSDSRVHNVFHVSHLKKALGHNVVASSQLPPLDEEGLLILVPEEILGVRERSLRNRTVREYLVKWKNLPLEDATWENDEILQHPGLRLLEDLISRILILQDESQQYVNGAGV; from the exons ATGGTGCAAGAAGTCCATTTGAAGGCACCAAGGTTTGATAGCACAAATTACTTTGCTTGGAAGTCGTGGATGGAATATCATTTGAGTTCTCTATCACTTGGAATATGGGAAATTATCAAGACTGGTTATACTGTTCCACAAGGTGTTCTTAATACTATGGATGAAGTCAAGAATCGTGAAAATGATGGCAAGGCAAACAATATACTTGTTAGTAGTCTGAGTGACATAGAGTTTTTCAAGCTCAATGGATGCAAAAGTGCAAAGCAAATTTGGGATAAACTGAACaatatttatgaaggagatgagaagaaCAAGCAAGTCAAATTGCAGAATCTAAAGCATAGATTTGAGACACTGAGGATGActgaagatgagaacattgaaaGCTACATGCAACAAGTGAATGAGGTTGCCAATGCAATTAGAGGTATTGGTGGAACAATGGAAGAAAGTGAATTTGTAGGAAAAGTGATAAGAACACTATCTAAAAGCTATAAGCCTAAGAAAGTTGTCATTGAAGAAAGTCATGATATGGATAAGTATACCTTGGAGCAGCTATATGGGGCACTCGCTGCCTTTGAGATTGCCAAACTTAGCGA atgtactttCAAGAAGGATAACTATAAGAGGTCAGATGATGATAACAAGAGAAAAGATAATTATAGGAGAGATGACAAAAACAAAAGAGTAGATTACAGAGAGAAGTCTAAAAGGAGTTATTGTTCAATGGAGACCTACTTCTTCGAAGATGAAGATGGTAATAACTCAAATGAAGAATCAGTTAGTGAAAGATTTG gtgacagAAAGAAGTTCATAgactttgaaaagtatgatggtggatcaataAAGTTTGTTAGTGAGGAGGCAGCACATATATGTGGTAAAGGAACCATAActgttgatg tggtatcagagccaagattCTGCCATCCTGTGAGCAACTTGTCTATGAGTGACAGAGAAAAACGATATTGGGCAAGAGAAGATAAGAAGGTTGGGAAACAATTTCAGTTTCATCAGCCTCCTGAGGGTCAAACAGCCTCAGAAGTCTTGTGGGCTCACTGGGAGTCTTCTCAGGAATCTGATATGGCAGAGGgtgagagatcagttgggggtaatGAGAGGCACACCCACAACAGAGAAGATAGCggaaaggaaagggaaagatcTCTGAGTCCCGGGAAGAGGTTTGAAAGAAAGATGGATGCTTTGATGGACATGGTCTCCCTCATGATGGGAAAAATGGGTCAGAACACCACTCCTCAGAATAACTCAGGCCATAGAGGAGAGTATAGTGCTTCCAAACCGCATGATGAGCATGTAGGCCGAATAGTGCCTAATAATACCAACATTTCTTCCAGACCCTTTAAACCCACTTTCCTGGCACCTACAATCAACCAGCCAGATCCCGAGGAGAATGCTTCATTTGTGGAGCAGTTGAGACTCGGTAGAGCAAAGTATGATTCTCTGCCTGATGACATCAAAATGGATATGTCCTATAATGATTTTATGGATcataaaaggaaaaacaaaggaCAAGGGAGGTATTATGACCAAAGGAGATCATTCAATCAAGGGGATTTGTACCAAGCTGTCAACAAAGTCATCCTTCCACACTTTGACGGGAGTGAGACTAATTCAGCCCGCGCTTGGATTCAGAAGCTGGATAACTATCTAGCTCTTAGGCCAATGGCAGAAGAAGAAGCGATTAAGTTCGCTACGCTGCACCTGGACGGAGTAGCGCACGAGTGGTGGTACCATGGCCTCATTACTCTTGGTCATCGATCTATCACAACGTATGATGAGTTCACCACTAGGCTCATCGAGAGGTTTGAGAAGAAGGATCCTGAAATCCATTTCAGAGAGCTTGCTCAACTGAGACAATATAGTACGGTCGAGGCTTACATTGCAGAGTTTCAAAGGCTCTCAGTCATGGTGACTGGAATCACGGAAAGGAGACTGGTGATTTTGTTTAGGGAAGGGTTGACAGAACCTCTCAAAGGTTGGATCAAAGCCTTTGACCCTCCATCACTGCAAGAAGCCATGAAAAAGGCAAGGAATATGGAGTGGGCTGCTCCTAAGGCCAAGTTTCAATCAAATTCCCCCTTTCAGAAAAGGGATAAGGGAAAAAGGCCTCAGCATAGACCACCCTTGAGACCTCAACACCAAGAGTTCAAGAACCGCAATCCAAATGTTACCAGGTTGGATCCAGAAACCCTGAATGAACTTAGAAGGAAAGGGTTATGTTTTCGGTGTAGAGAAAAATGGTCTCAAGATCATGTTTGCCAAAAGGGGGTTAAGTTCAATCAGATTGAATATTATTCTGCTGGTGAAAGTGGGTCTGATTTATCCGACCAGCAATCTGATTATGAAGAAAGTGAAGGTGATAGAGCCCCAGAAGAATCTGGAGATGAAAAGGAGTGTGGTGGAGTCTTGGCCCAGCTCTCTAGTTTTCAAAGAAACGAATCATTCAAGGTTCGTGGGATGATCAAAGGGCAGCGAATTGTTGCCTTGATCGACACCGGAGCaacacataacttcattgatgaagttGTAGTAGCCAAGAAGGGGCTGCAAACTGAAGAGTTTGAAGGGTTCAAGGTCATGGTTGCAGATGGATTTCATATCTCTTGCACCAAGAAGATTTCAAACATGACCATGCAGTTGGGAAACtacgaagtcaaggatgacttctacgtAGTACACATTGGGGATACTGATGCTGTCTTAGGTATTCAATGGCTGCGATCTCTTGGAGAGATCTCCTTGAATCTGCAAACTATGGAGTTAAAGTTTCAATCAGATGGGAAGAGAGTAGTTCTAAGAGGCATGTCTAATGGAGGTCCGCGAGTGGTGTCATTCAAAAGAATGGCAAGACTGATCCGTCATGATCAAGTTGAATGGGTTGCCGAATGTATGATCCTCCCTGCAAGTCCCATTGAGGCTAAGCGTGATCAACCTCCTGATATCCAGTCACTGCTTGCAAAGAAGAGTGCAGTTTTTGCCGACTTGCCTCCTGGACCTCCCCCTGAACGAGGTTCAGAACACATtatagagctcaaggaaggagctaAACCAGTGATCACAACTCGATACCGGTATCCAAAGAGGCAGAAGGATGAAATAGAAAGGAATATTCAAGAACTCCTGGAGATGGGTTTCATTCGCCCAAGCAAGAGTCCCTTTGCTTCAGCAGTAGTGCTTGTTAAGAAAaaagatgggaccatgcgcat ATACCCCATTCCCAGAATTGATGAACTCATTGATGAGTTACATGGGGCCAAGTTCTTTTCGAAGATCGATCTGAGGTCGGGCTACCACCAGATTCGAATGAGGGGATCTAACGTGGAAAAGACAGCCTTCAGATGCCACTATGGCCATTTTgaattcctagtcatgccctttgggttgactaatgctccaGCCACCTTCCAGTCTTGCATGAACCGTGTCTTTCAGAATCAGTTAAGGAAATTTGTgctgatattttttgatgacatcctgaTTTACAGCAAGACTTGGGATGAGCACCTTAAACATTTGGAGGTAGTGCTTAGTACCCTAGAGTCAGAAAGTTTGTTTGCAAAAgcttccaaatgtgaatttggaatggaggaGTTATTGTACTTGGGTCACATAATCAGTGCTGGGGGAGTAAAGGTGGATCCGGAGAAAATAAAAGCAGTAATGGATTGGCCACCTCCCGAGAACTTGACTCAATTAAAAGGATTTCTAGGTCTATGTGGTTTTTAtcggaggtttgttaaggggtatTCCCAGAATGCAGCTCCTCTTACTGATCTCACCAAAAAGGGGGCCTTTGTTTGGTCCGAAAGAGCTCAAGAGGTGTTTGATAAATTTAAGAAAATCATGAGCTCGTGTCCAGTTCTAGCCATTCCAGACTTTTCCAAACCATTTGAGTTGCAGTGTGACGCATCAGGTGAAGGAGTTGGCGCTGTCCTGATGCAAGACAAACACCCTATCGTGTTTGAGAGCAGAAAATTGAGGGGTGTGGAGAGATCCTATtcaatttatgacaaagaaatgcttgCCATTATGCATGCATTAGCCAAGTTCAGGCAGTACTTGGTGGGAAACAAGTTCGTGGTAAAAACAGACCACAATAGCCTCAAGCATTTTATGCACCAGAAGGATTTAAATGAGaggcaacagaaatgggtgagtaagctgcaagcttacgactttgacattgaatatgtcaaagggaaaaataaTGTCGTGGCCGATGCTCTCTCCAGACGGCCTCATCTTAGCTCATTGTGTGAGCTTACTGCAGATTGGAGAGacatgttgcttgctgattatgccaaaaatcagtttgcaaccagcattttAGAAGGTACTTTCCATGATGAGAAGTATCAGGTGGTTGAGGGATTGATTCACTATAAGGGAAGAATCTTTTTGGTGGCTGATTCTAAGCTCAAAAGAAAGATCCTTGTGAATTTTCATGACATCCCAGTTGCTGGCCATCAAGGTTTTTTCAAGACCTATAGGCAGATCCGCGAAAGGTTTTCTTGGAAAGGTCTGAAGAAGGAGGTGCAACGCTACATTCAGGAATGTCCTGTTTGTCAAGCGAATAAGAATGAGCATACATTGCCCGCCGGATTGCTGCAACCACTTCCCATTCCCAATCAAAAATGGGAAAGcatttcaatggatttcatcactgggttgcccAAGGCCCAAGGGAGGGATTGCATTTACGTGGTGGTTGACAGATTAACCaagtttgctcatttctttgcCATTACCAGTACTTTTTCTGCAGCCCAAGTTGCAGATTTATTTTTTCGAGAAGTGTTTAGGCTTCATGGATTGCCAAAGAAtattgtaagtgatagggacagTAAGTTCCTAAGTACATTTTGGCAGGAAGTCTTTAGAATGAGTGGTACTGTGCTGactccaagcacaagttatcacccccaaactgatgggcaaactgaagttgtgaacaaGTGGCTGGAAGGCTACTTGAGAAATTATGTGTCAGAGCAGCAGAAAGCTTGGGTTAAGTGGCTGCATATAGGCGAGTACTGCTACAACTCTACCTATCATATGTCAATCAAAATGTCTCCCTTCTTGGCACTTTATGGGTATGAAGCACCCAGCTTTGCAGATTTGGTGTTTGGGGATAGCAAAGCCCCTTTAGCCAAGGATTTATTGCAGCAGAGTCAAGACATAATGAGGTCCTTAAAGGATAAtttgcagattgcacagaatcagcagaagttatATGCTGATCAGAGACGGGTAGAGCGTTCTTTTGAGGTTGGGGACATGGTCTATCTCCGGTTACAACCTtatagacagtctactctcaagaaaaGTGGAGCTGAGAAGCTGAAACCGCGCTTCTATGGACCATTTAGGGTCATCAGGAAGATTGGGGCTGTAGCTTATGAATTAGAGCTACCTTCAGATAGCAGAGTGCATAACGTCTTCCACGTGTCTCacctcaagaaggcacttggacacAATGTGGTTGCTTCTTCACAGTTGCCACCGTTGGACGAAGAAGGACTATTGATTCTAGTTCCCGAGGAGATACTTGGTGTCAGAGAACGTTCTTTGAGGAATAGAACTGTCAGAGAATATTTAGTGAAGTGGAAGAACCTACCCTTGGAggatgcaacatgggaaaatgatgaGATATTACAGCATCCTGGGTtgcgattgcttgagg